Below is a window of Moorella thermoacetica DNA.
TCTCACCTCGGCGGCCAATGAGGATGCCCAGATCCTTACCATGGAAACTTACGAAGTAATAGCCCTCCCGTGGCCGGATCTCGATTCCGGCTTCAATCTGCATATCTGCGAGAACCTTGCTTAAAAAATCATTGATAACTTTTTCCGGACTGTCGGGAAGGACCACCTTCACCCGTGCCTGGCGCGAGCCCAGCAAACCTAAAAAACCTTTACTACCCTCTTCCAAAATGCTGATCTCGACTTCTTCCCGCTTAGCTCCCAGGGACTTCAGCGCATTTTCAATAGCTTCTTCAACGGTTTTCCCGCTAACCTCAATCTCTTTCATTTGGCGCTGATTTCCTCCTTTACCAGATGCGGCTGGCGACGGGCTAACCA
It encodes the following:
- the jag gene encoding RNA-binding cell elongation regulator Jag/EloR; the encoded protein is MKEIEVSGKTVEEAIENALKSLGAKREEVEISILEEGSKGFLGLLGSRQARVKVVLPDSPEKVINDFLSKVLADMQIEAGIEIRPREGYYFVSFHGKDLGILIGRRGETLDALQYLTNLAVNRILQNKIRIILDVEGYRKRREQTLINLARRLSNRVKETGNRIVLEPMNPQERRVIHTALQNDSQILTFSEGQEPNRKVVIALRH